In one window of Vanrija pseudolonga chromosome 5, complete sequence DNA:
- the GPA1 gene encoding Guanine nucleotide-binding protein subunit alpha, producing the protein MGGCVSSESTAVDQRRTTDPAAKKPAAPPAASTPAPKAAVATPPAAAAAATPAAEAPAAAAATANGSPTPGNNSTAAPAAGGNAQGLAAALAQAPDAGDVGGKSSKSNNSNVIDRQLEDDSKKLKKECKILLLGSGESGKSTIVKQMKIIHQNGYSRDELMQFKTVVHKNVIDSAQALVMAMRKLGVDPEDPTNRTHADRILEYRMEADAPVPTEIFRAIEALWHDPIIPVVMDRSSEFYLMDSATYFFANIRRISEPGYVPDEADVLRARTKTTGITETRFNMGQLSIHMFDVGGQRSERKKWIHCFEAVTSIIFCVALSEYDQVLLEENGQNRMQESLVLFESVINSRWFLRTSVILFLNKIDIFKQKLPKVPLVNYFPEYTGGADINKAAKYILWRFTQTNRARLSVYPHLTQATDTSNISLVFAAVKETILQNALRDSGIL; encoded by the exons ATGGGTGGCTGTGTCTCGTCTGAATCGACCGCGGTCGACCAGCGCAGGACAACTGACCCCGCCGCAAAGAAGCCCGCCGCTCCACCAGCAGCCTCGACACCGGCACCCAAGGCGGCCGTTGCCACTCcccctgccgctgctgccgcggcgACCCCAGCAGCTGaggcgccagcagcagcggctgcGACGGCAAACGGGTCGCCCACACCAGGAAACaactcgacggcggcaccTGCCGCCGGAGGCAACGCCCAgggcctcgcggcggcgctcgcccagGCACCAGACGCGGGCGACGTTGGGGGCAAGAGCAGCAagagcaacaacagcaaTGTCATTGACCGTCAGCTTGAGGACGACTCGAAGAAGCTGAAGAAGGAATGCAAGATTCTGCTCCTCG GTTCTGGCGAGTCGGGCAAGTCTACGATCGTCAAGCAGATGAAGATTATCCACCAGAACGGCTACTCGCGTGACGAGCTGATGCAGTTCAAGACCGTTGT CCACAAGAATGTTATCGACTCGGCTCAGGCCTTGGTCATGGCGATGAGGaaactcggcgtcgacccagaGGACCCAACAAACAGGACACACGCGGACCGTATCCTCGAGTACCGGATGGAGGCCGACGCCCCCGTGCCAACAGAAATCTTCCGCGCGATCGAGGCGCTCTGGCACGACCCGATCATTCCCGTGGTTATGGACCGCTCATCAGAGTTCTACCTCATGGACTCTGCGACCTACTTCTTTGCCAACATTCGCCGCATCTCCGAGCCAGGCTACGTTCCTGACGAGGCCGATGTCCTCCGCGCAAGGACAAAGACGACGGGTATAACCGAGACGCGCTTCAACATGGGCCAGCTCAGCATCCACATGTTTGACGTCGGTGGCCAGCGAAGTGAGCGTAAGAAGTGGATCCACTGCTTCGAGGCCGTCACCTCGATCATCTTCTGCGTCGCCTTGTCAGAGTACGACcaggtcctcctcgaggagaACGGCCAGAACCGAATGCAGGAGTCGCTCGTCCTGTTCGAATCCGTCATCAACTCGCGCTGGTTCCTCCGCACCTCGGTCATCTTGTTCCTCAACAAGATTGACATTTTCAAGCAGAAGTTGCCAAAGGTGCCTCTGGTCAACTACTTCCCCGAGTACACTG GTGGTGCCGACATCAACAAGGCTGCCAAGTACATTCTCTGGCGTTTCACCCAGACCAACCGTGCTCGCCTCTCGGTGTACCCCCACTTGACACAGGCTACGGACACGTCCAAC ATCAGCCTCGTCTTTGCGGCCGTCAAGGAGACAATCTTGCAAaacgcgctgcgcgactcTGGCATCTTATAG